The Benincasa hispida cultivar B227 chromosome 9, ASM972705v1, whole genome shotgun sequence genome has a segment encoding these proteins:
- the LOC120085792 gene encoding uncharacterized mitochondrial protein AtMg00810-like — translation MSPPLGFEKQFSRKVCKLKKSLYGLKQSLRAWFNRFTTFVKLQGYSQGHLDHTMFTKKFVSGKMAILIVYVDDIVISGDDASEIDILKRRMAEEFEIKDLGRLRYFLGMEVTRSKEGISVSQRKYTLDLLKETGMTGCKPVDIPMEVNTKLSDLSSSAPVNKERYRRLVRKLIYLSHTRLDIAYAVNVVSQFMQSPYEEHMKAVERILRYLNASLGRGLMFRKSDRRCIEAYTDANWAGSMVDRKSTSSYCTFVWGNLVTWGSKTQGVVARSSTEAEYRAMSLGICEEMWLEKVLIDLNQSHDGPMKLYCDNKAAISIANNPVQHDRTKHVEIDKHFIKERLDSGNICVPYFPSSQQIAYVLTKGLSRQLFDSCVCKLGLIDIYALT, via the coding sequence ATGAGTCCGCCTCTAGGGTTTGAAAAACAGTTCAGTCGCAAAGTTTGTAAACTGAAGAAGTCattatatgggttgaaacagtctcTGAGAGCCTGGTTTAACAGATTTACTACATTTGTAAAATTACAAGGGTACAGTCAGGGACATTTAGACCACACCATGTTCACAAAGAAGTTTGTGTCTGGGAAAATGGCAATTCTTattgtgtatgttgatgacattgtaATCTCGGGGGATGATGCTTCAGAAATAGACATATTGAAAAGAAGGATGGCTGAAGAATTCGAGATCAAGGATCTTGGAAGGTTAAGGTATTTTCTCGGAATGGAGGTGACCCGGTCGAAAGAAGGCATCTCTGTCTCTCAACGAAAATATACGCTAGATTTGCTTAAAGAGACAGGTATGACAGGATGTAAACCAGTTGACATTCCTATGGAAGTAAATACTAAGCTTAGTGATCTGAGTAGTAGTGCACCAGTTAACAAGGAGAGGTATCGGCGTTTAGTCAGGAAGTTAATTTATCTTTCCCATACGAGACTAGATATTGCATATGCAGTAAATGTGGTTAGCCAGTTTATGCAGTCTCCTTATGAAGAACATATGAAGGCAGTGGAAcgaattttgagatatttaaatGCTTCTCTAGGCAGGGGATTAATGTTCAGAAAATCAGACAGACGATGCATCGAGGCTTATACAGATGCTAATTGGGCAGGCTCAATGGTCGACAGAAAGTCGACATCGAGTTACTGTACGTTTGTTTGGGGTAACCTTGTTACATGGGGGAGTAAAACACAAGGGGTGGTTGCCAGAAGTAGTACTGAAGCTGAGTACAGGGCCATGAGCCTTGGGATATGCGAAGAAATGTGGCTGGAAAAGGTCCTAATTGATCTTAACCAAAGTCATGATGGGCCAAtgaaactctattgtgataacaaggcTGCTATAAGCATTGCAAACAACCCTGTTCAGCATGACAGAACGAAGCATGTAGAGATTGACAAGCATTTTATCAAAGAAAGACTTGATAGTGGCAATATCTGTGTTCCTTATTTTCCTTCTAGTCAGCAGATTGCATATGTACTCACAAAAGGGCTATCACGACAACTCTTTGACTCATGTGTTTGCAAGTTGGGTCTCATTGATATCTACGCTttaacttga